One Methanobacterium sp. genomic region harbors:
- a CDS encoding class I SAM-dependent methyltransferase: protein MTSLLKQYSDSSNFMARVELNRRFGTNPYKWTLWLFDQIQFKKDAKILELGCGNGILWKSNLQKIPEDAHILLSDFSEGMLGDAKLTMGGAAERFEYELIDAEQIPHPDNSFDVVIANLMLYHVPDRKKAISEISRVLKSDGVLYATTFGLNYMKELSDLVSNYDKNANCSLEPVARAFGLENGEKQLSESFGDIKLVKYEDGLEVTEAEPLVNYVLSFTRVKNVTNGDKIVDFEDYITNILNENGKIQIEKKSGMFIAKRPY, encoded by the coding sequence ATGACCTCACTTTTAAAACAGTATTCAGATTCAAGTAATTTTATGGCAAGGGTTGAATTAAACAGGCGATTTGGGACAAATCCCTATAAATGGACATTATGGTTATTTGATCAGATTCAATTTAAAAAAGACGCTAAAATACTTGAGCTTGGATGTGGAAATGGAATATTATGGAAATCAAACCTTCAGAAGATACCTGAAGATGCGCACATTCTACTTTCTGATTTTTCAGAAGGGATGCTTGGTGATGCTAAACTCACTATGGGTGGTGCTGCAGAAAGGTTTGAATATGAGTTAATAGATGCAGAGCAGATTCCACATCCCGATAATTCATTTGATGTGGTTATTGCAAACCTTATGCTTTACCATGTTCCTGACAGGAAAAAAGCAATATCTGAAATTAGCAGAGTTTTAAAGAGTGACGGTGTGCTTTATGCAACTACTTTTGGCCTAAATTATATGAAAGAATTGAGTGATCTGGTATCTAATTATGATAAAAACGCTAACTGTTCATTGGAACCAGTTGCGCGTGCATTTGGTCTTGAAAATGGGGAAAAACAGTTAAGTGAATCTTTTGGAGATATAAAGCTCGTAAAATATGAAGATGGTCTGGAAGTAACCGAAGCTGAACCTTTAGTAAACTACGTTCTTTCATTTACAAGGGTTAAGAATGTTACAAATGGTGATAAAATAGTTGATTTTGAGGACTATATTACAAATATTTTGAATGAAAATGGTAAAATCCAAATTGAGAAAAAATCAGGCATGTTTATAGCTAAAAGGCCATATTAA
- a CDS encoding NAD(P)-dependent glycerol-1-phosphate dehydrogenase encodes MDFRKIQLPREIHTGEGVIEETGSICKDLMFKDKVLVVSGPNTLKIAGEKAIESLQNEDFDVETFIIDNASKSAVLEVQDASKDVSVVLGIGGGRVIDVAKLAATRNNIQFISAPTAASHDGIASPRASIKNEKGSVSLEAQSPIGVIADTEIISQAPFRLLAAGCGDIVSNYTAVLDWKLSYRLLNEYYSDSASALSLMTAKMTLESADAIKEGHVESAALVVKALISSGMAISIAGTSRPASGSEHKFSHALDIVAPKPALHGEQCGIGTIMMMYLHGGDWKYIRDTLRTIKAPTTARELKLDPECIIEALTMAHTIRRERYTILGDRGLTKEAAEELATATGVI; translated from the coding sequence ATGGACTTTAGGAAAATCCAACTACCACGAGAAATTCATACTGGCGAAGGAGTAATTGAAGAAACAGGTTCTATCTGTAAGGATCTCATGTTTAAAGATAAAGTTCTGGTGGTAAGCGGGCCAAATACCCTCAAGATAGCGGGAGAAAAGGCTATAGAAAGCCTTCAAAATGAAGATTTTGATGTTGAAACTTTTATAATTGATAATGCATCAAAATCAGCTGTTTTAGAAGTTCAGGACGCATCAAAGGATGTTTCTGTGGTCTTGGGAATTGGTGGAGGTAGGGTAATAGATGTTGCAAAACTGGCGGCAACCCGAAATAACATTCAATTTATAAGTGCCCCAACTGCAGCTTCTCATGATGGAATTGCTTCACCAAGAGCTTCTATAAAGAATGAAAAAGGATCAGTATCTCTTGAAGCCCAATCTCCAATTGGTGTTATTGCAGATACAGAAATCATAAGCCAGGCCCCATTTAGGCTTCTTGCAGCTGGATGTGGGGATATAGTATCAAATTACACTGCTGTATTAGATTGGAAATTATCTTACAGGCTTTTAAATGAATATTATAGTGATTCTGCATCTGCATTATCACTTATGACTGCTAAAATGACTTTAGAATCTGCCGATGCAATAAAAGAGGGCCATGTAGAAAGTGCTGCTCTTGTTGTTAAGGCGCTCATAAGCAGCGGAATGGCCATAAGTATTGCAGGGACAAGCAGGCCTGCAAGCGGATCTGAACACAAGTTCAGCCATGCTTTAGATATTGTTGCACCTAAACCTGCACTACACGGTGAACAATGTGGTATAGGTACTATAATGATGATGTATCTACATGGGGGAGATTGGAAATATATAAGGGACACCTTAAGGACTATAAAAGCTCCAACAACTGCACGTGAGCTAAAATTAGATCCAGAATGTATTATTGAAGCACTGACTATGGCCCATACAATTAGGAGGGAAAGATATACTATTTTGGGAGATAGAGGGCTTACAAAAGAAGCTGCTGAAGAACTTGCAACTGCAACTGGTGTTATCTAA
- a CDS encoding pseudomurein-binding repeat-containing protein produces the protein MGIGGGIITKKSLFVALLISSLSLMGIAGASASDVGAAQTQAVNNSTAYNLIINQTANNTLQTNTKSTTQAVANSTIKSTNNSQTQQTTVNTSVSSQKQYAAAGETKTTINSTSFTVSQITDAAARVKAYIETNHVLPNYVTIGTTQVKMPDFLRLLTAGLLQLNNGTTTKITLKTVAAPAQSSENITSGNIYKSDYVDLAKRVKTFIDANGITPNYANTNLGKLRYESLIYTYSKILNYYQTNKALPNYVSVKAWSTVTSAVSQARPVYITSDYINGATTDTNRINAIVNGLKALGINAYNAGLGANTHYSVLQNTNVPANALIVDVYGGADAGVIYEMGQSYYKKLVGTRKVFCVWMAPSSVNITGLAWLPRAHDDNYSPASFTGLAHPDQYLLNNGYNYIYSGDLNAVIAAIYKQATT, from the coding sequence TTGGGAATCGGAGGCGGTATAATTACGAAAAAATCGTTATTTGTGGCCCTACTAATATCCAGTCTGTCATTGATGGGTATCGCTGGTGCAAGTGCATCAGATGTGGGGGCTGCACAAACACAGGCTGTTAATAACAGTACTGCGTATAATTTAATCATAAACCAAACAGCAAACAATACTTTACAGACAAATACTAAATCTACAACTCAAGCTGTGGCAAATTCAACTATAAAATCTACAAATAACAGTCAAACACAGCAAACTACAGTAAATACCAGTGTTAGCAGTCAGAAACAATATGCTGCAGCAGGAGAAACAAAAACAACAATTAATTCAACAAGTTTTACTGTAAGTCAAATCACCGATGCAGCAGCCAGGGTCAAAGCATATATCGAAACTAACCATGTCCTTCCAAATTATGTGACAATTGGTACAACACAGGTTAAAATGCCTGACTTCTTAAGACTGCTTACTGCAGGTTTACTGCAGTTAAACAACGGAACAACGACAAAGATAACTTTAAAAACTGTCGCTGCTCCTGCACAATCCAGTGAAAACATTACAAGTGGAAATATATACAAGTCAGATTATGTAGACCTTGCTAAAAGAGTTAAAACATTTATAGATGCAAATGGTATAACACCAAATTATGCAAACACTAATCTTGGTAAATTAAGGTATGAATCCTTGATTTATACATATTCAAAGATACTCAATTACTATCAAACAAACAAGGCATTACCAAATTATGTTTCAGTAAAAGCATGGTCAACAGTTACTTCAGCTGTATCACAGGCAAGACCGGTATATATAACAAGTGATTACATAAATGGAGCAACAACTGATACAAATAGAATCAACGCTATTGTAAATGGTCTAAAAGCACTGGGAATAAATGCATATAACGCAGGTTTAGGTGCTAATACTCATTATTCAGTACTTCAAAATACAAATGTACCTGCAAATGCTTTAATAGTTGATGTTTATGGTGGAGCAGATGCTGGTGTAATATATGAAATGGGACAAAGCTATTACAAGAAATTAGTTGGAACTAGAAAAGTATTCTGTGTATGGATGGCCCCATCATCGGTTAATATAACTGGTTTAGCATGGCTGCCAAGGGCACATGATGATAATTATAGCCCGGCTAGTTTTACAGGACTGGCACACCCAGATCAATATCTGTTAAACAATGGATATAATTACATTTATTCTGGAGATTTGAATGCAGTAATAGCTGCTATCTACAAACAAGCGACAACATAA
- the proS gene encoding proline--tRNA ligase, which translates to MTDFSEWFHNILEEAEIIDDRYPVKGMNVWQPQGFKIRKYTLEILRNILDKTHEEVLFPMLIPEDELAKEAIHVKGFEEEVYWITHGGLTELNKKLALRPTSETAMYPMFSLWVRSHTDLPMRFYQIVNTFRYETKHTRPLIRVREITTFKEAHTVHATEEECEEEVQNAVKIYKQFFDMLGIPYMISKRPQWDKFPGAKYTVAFDTILPDGKALQIGTVHNLDQTFAKTFDITYETEEGDHKYVYQTCYGISDRVIASIIGIHGDEKGLCLPPAVAPYQVVIVPIIFKKGAEEVLEFCRNIEAKLKSAGLRVHFDDRDIRAGKKFYEHEMRGVPLRMEIGPRDIENKNAVVFRRDQLEKDTISIESDEFIDEIKSTLDNITHDMREKAWGSFNKHLRDAETVEEAAREIEENMGIVTFHWCGNEACGKELEEKVRVDILGVRESKSETYKMPLTEIAKEEIDLLQEEGAAARECINCGKPSTCRTMIAKTY; encoded by the coding sequence ATGACAGATTTCAGTGAATGGTTCCATAATATCTTAGAAGAAGCAGAAATAATCGACGATAGATATCCTGTAAAAGGGATGAACGTTTGGCAACCACAAGGATTCAAAATAAGAAAATATACTTTAGAAATTCTTCGAAATATCTTAGACAAGACCCATGAAGAGGTACTTTTCCCAATGTTAATCCCTGAAGATGAACTTGCAAAGGAAGCAATACATGTCAAAGGTTTTGAAGAAGAGGTTTACTGGATTACACATGGAGGACTTACAGAACTGAATAAAAAACTTGCACTTAGACCTACAAGTGAAACTGCCATGTATCCAATGTTCTCATTATGGGTAAGATCCCATACCGATCTCCCTATGAGGTTTTACCAGATCGTTAACACATTTAGATACGAAACAAAACACACAAGACCTCTAATAAGGGTCAGGGAAATTACTACATTTAAAGAAGCGCATACTGTACACGCAACAGAAGAAGAATGTGAAGAAGAGGTACAGAATGCAGTTAAAATTTACAAACAATTCTTTGATATGCTCGGAATTCCTTATATGATTTCAAAGCGCCCACAGTGGGACAAATTCCCTGGTGCTAAATATACAGTAGCATTTGATACCATCCTCCCTGATGGAAAAGCACTCCAGATTGGAACAGTACATAATCTTGACCAAACCTTTGCAAAGACATTTGACATAACTTATGAAACAGAAGAAGGAGACCATAAATATGTTTACCAAACATGTTACGGTATATCTGACAGAGTTATAGCATCAATTATAGGTATTCATGGAGATGAGAAAGGATTATGTTTACCACCAGCAGTTGCACCTTATCAGGTTGTTATTGTACCAATTATATTTAAAAAAGGTGCTGAAGAAGTTTTAGAGTTCTGTAGAAATATAGAAGCTAAACTCAAGTCTGCAGGATTAAGGGTCCATTTTGATGATAGGGACATAAGAGCAGGCAAAAAATTCTATGAACATGAAATGAGGGGAGTTCCTCTAAGAATGGAAATAGGTCCTCGTGACATTGAAAATAAGAATGCAGTAGTCTTTAGAAGGGATCAACTTGAAAAAGATACTATTTCAATTGAATCTGATGAATTTATAGATGAAATTAAATCCACATTAGACAATATAACTCATGATATGAGAGAAAAGGCATGGGGATCCTTCAATAAGCACCTAAGAGATGCTGAAACCGTTGAAGAAGCTGCCCGGGAAATTGAAGAAAACATGGGAATTGTTACATTCCACTGGTGCGGAAATGAAGCTTGCGGAAAAGAACTTGAGGAAAAAGTCAGAGTAGATATTCTTGGAGTTCGAGAAAGTAAATCAGAGACTTACAAAATGCCTTTAACCGAAATAGCAAAAGAAGAGATAGATTTACTTCAAGAGGAAGGGGCAGCAGCACGTGAATGTATTAACTGTGGAAAGCCTTCCACATGCAGAACTATGATTGCAAAAACCTATTAA
- the cofC gene encoding 2-phospho-L-lactate guanylyltransferase has translation MEKTFAVIPVSKFTDAKTRLSPKLTPLERENLLKSMLKDVIGVLSGLVDNIIVISSDDDVLNFVKKLGVETFKEKGVTDLNGALTQAIQHYSNFCSNIFIVPSDVPLIKKNHVKEILNRSQEFDVVIAPSKGGGTNALLCPTSFCVKFGDYSFFEHIDEAKLRGLSHSIYDSFYLSLDVNTAEDLGEIMLHGKGTEARDYLKKVQLKVKSNHGSERLDVSREATI, from the coding sequence ATGGAAAAAACATTTGCTGTAATCCCAGTATCAAAATTTACAGATGCAAAAACAAGATTATCCCCTAAGTTAACGCCATTGGAACGTGAAAATTTATTAAAATCCATGTTAAAAGATGTAATTGGAGTTTTAAGCGGGTTAGTAGACAATATAATAGTTATAAGCTCTGATGATGATGTTTTAAATTTTGTAAAAAAACTTGGCGTTGAAACATTTAAGGAAAAGGGAGTTACTGATTTAAATGGTGCATTAACTCAGGCAATTCAACACTATTCTAATTTTTGCAGTAATATATTTATAGTACCCTCTGACGTGCCTTTAATTAAAAAGAATCATGTTAAAGAGATATTAAATAGAAGTCAAGAATTTGATGTTGTCATTGCTCCTTCCAAAGGCGGAGGTACAAATGCACTTCTATGCCCTACTTCCTTTTGTGTGAAATTCGGAGATTACAGCTTCTTTGAACATATAGATGAAGCTAAATTAAGAGGACTCTCACACAGCATTTATGATTCCTTTTATTTATCCCTGGATGTGAATACAGCAGAAGACCTCGGCGAAATAATGCTACATGGAAAAGGAACTGAAGCAAGAGACTATTTAAAGAAAGTACAGCTTAAAGTTAAATCTAACCATGGATCTGAAAGGTTGGATGTTAGCCGAGAGGCCACTATATGA
- the thiD gene encoding bifunctional hydroxymethylpyrimidine kinase/phosphomethylpyrimidine kinase, translated as MIAMSIAGFDPSGGAGILNDIKTFSAFGVYGTAVITALTAQNINKVEGVQPVDVQFIEKQIDTILKQEKIEFAKTGMLYSDKIIKTVAQKTTEYGLKVVVDPVMVAGSGGHLSQKDFARSLKKYLLPVAELATPNIHEAQEISGVKIENTEDSIEAALKIGETCNVVVTGGHLEGTDVLFDGSIKVIKGELVESNNTHGTGCTYSSAITASLIKGDNIETAVKKAGKFVKESIKYGSRGTLNQFWKCITL; from the coding sequence ATGATCGCGATGTCCATTGCTGGTTTTGACCCTTCAGGCGGCGCTGGAATTTTAAATGATATCAAGACTTTTTCTGCATTTGGTGTTTATGGAACTGCTGTAATAACAGCCCTCACTGCTCAAAATATAAATAAAGTAGAGGGAGTTCAGCCAGTTGATGTGCAGTTCATTGAAAAACAAATTGATACAATCTTAAAACAGGAAAAAATTGAATTTGCAAAGACAGGGATGCTTTACTCTGATAAAATCATAAAAACAGTTGCCCAAAAAACTACCGAGTATGGACTAAAAGTGGTGGTTGATCCTGTAATGGTGGCAGGCTCTGGGGGGCATCTGTCCCAAAAAGACTTTGCCAGATCTCTAAAAAAATATCTTTTACCTGTTGCTGAATTGGCCACCCCCAATATACATGAAGCCCAGGAAATTTCAGGAGTCAAAATAGAGAATACAGAAGATTCCATAGAGGCTGCACTTAAAATAGGAGAAACCTGTAATGTTGTAGTTACGGGAGGACATCTTGAAGGAACTGACGTACTCTTTGATGGTTCAATTAAAGTTATAAAAGGAGAACTTGTTGAAAGTAACAATACCCACGGTACCGGATGTACCTATTCATCTGCAATTACCGCATCTCTCATAAAAGGAGATAATATCGAAACTGCTGTTAAAAAGGCTGGAAAATTTGTAAAAGAAAGTATTAAGTATGGAAGCAGGGGAACTTTAAATCAGTTCTGGAAATGTATAACCCTTTAA
- a CDS encoding universal stress protein, translating into MYKKILLPTDGSESSKRAGEHAITLADVTGADIIVLNVIDVNYLQPSYLPSFREDLEKELRNEGKKAIARFEKDLEDSQCRGMCKNINFISKIDEGKPHEIILETMDKEDVDIVIMGASGRHGLDRVLVGSTTERVIRETKRPVLVVP; encoded by the coding sequence ATGTATAAAAAAATTTTGCTGCCTACAGATGGCTCGGAAAGTTCAAAAAGAGCAGGTGAACATGCTATAACCCTTGCAGATGTAACTGGCGCTGATATCATTGTATTGAATGTAATTGATGTCAACTATCTGCAGCCTTCTTACCTGCCGAGTTTTAGGGAAGATCTGGAAAAAGAATTAAGAAACGAAGGGAAAAAAGCTATTGCTAGATTTGAAAAAGATTTAGAAGATAGCCAGTGCAGGGGAATGTGCAAAAACATTAATTTCATATCTAAAATAGATGAAGGAAAACCGCATGAAATTATACTTGAAACCATGGATAAAGAAGATGTTGATATCGTGATCATGGGAGCTTCGGGCAGGCATGGTTTAGATAGGGTTTTAGTTGGGAGTACTACAGAAAGAGTAATAAGAGAAACAAAACGCCCTGTTCTTGTGGTTCCATAA
- a CDS encoding MFS transporter: protein MGNNVNKMSALLIATIASFLTPFMGSSVNIALPAIASEFATDAILLSWIPTAFLLTSAMFAVPFGRIADIHGMKKVFTSGIIIFTIASFLSAMAPSTLTLIGFRVLQGIGSAMIFVTGLAIITSAFPPQERGKAIGINIAAVYTGLSLGPVLGGLITHYIGWRSLFYLMVPFGLLVIVLIFWKLREQEWAACKGEKFDLPGSVLYSTALVLVIFGFSSLPDIWGIAAIIAGVLVFLGFTRLELSIDSPVLDMKLFFKNRAFAFSNLAALINYSATFAVTFLLSLYLQYVKGLSAQNAGLILIAQPIMMAIITPFAGRLSDRYEPRIMASIGMALVTLGLLIFAFISAQTTFEYIIIGLIVLGIGFGLFSSPNTNAIMGSVERRFFGVASATVSTMRLVGQVLSMGIAMLIFAMLIGRVQILPAQYPALIQSIQITFIIFAVLCFGGIFASMARK from the coding sequence ATGGGTAACAATGTTAATAAAATGTCAGCTTTATTGATCGCTACTATAGCCTCCTTTTTAACTCCATTTATGGGTTCTTCTGTTAATATCGCACTTCCAGCAATTGCTTCTGAATTTGCTACAGATGCTATTTTGCTGAGCTGGATTCCAACAGCATTTCTATTAACATCAGCCATGTTTGCTGTTCCATTTGGAAGAATAGCAGATATACATGGAATGAAAAAAGTTTTTACCTCTGGAATTATTATTTTTACCATAGCATCTTTTTTATCAGCTATGGCTCCTTCCACCCTTACACTTATTGGATTTAGGGTGTTACAGGGAATTGGTAGTGCAATGATTTTTGTTACTGGACTTGCCATTATAACATCAGCTTTTCCTCCTCAAGAAAGAGGAAAAGCAATTGGAATAAATATTGCAGCAGTTTACACTGGACTTTCTCTTGGACCGGTTTTAGGAGGTCTTATAACTCATTATATTGGCTGGAGAAGTTTATTCTATTTAATGGTACCTTTTGGTTTACTGGTGATTGTTTTGATATTCTGGAAATTAAGGGAGCAGGAATGGGCTGCATGTAAAGGAGAGAAATTCGATTTACCTGGTTCAGTGCTTTACAGTACAGCTCTTGTACTGGTTATATTTGGATTTTCATCGCTTCCTGACATATGGGGAATAGCTGCTATAATTGCAGGTGTTTTAGTATTTTTAGGATTCACCAGGTTGGAATTGAGTATAGATAGTCCTGTGCTGGATATGAAACTATTCTTTAAAAATAGGGCGTTTGCCTTCTCTAATTTGGCTGCACTTATAAATTACAGTGCTACATTTGCAGTTACATTCCTTTTAAGTCTTTATTTACAGTATGTAAAAGGATTAAGCGCGCAAAATGCAGGTCTAATTTTGATAGCCCAACCGATAATGATGGCCATAATAACTCCTTTTGCAGGTAGGCTCTCAGATCGTTATGAACCACGTATCATGGCATCTATAGGAATGGCTCTGGTGACATTGGGACTTTTAATTTTTGCATTTATAAGCGCACAGACTACATTTGAGTATATAATAATTGGATTGATTGTACTGGGCATTGGATTTGGACTTTTTTCTTCCCCCAATACAAATGCCATTATGGGATCTGTGGAAAGGAGATTCTTTGGTGTAGCTTCAGCTACAGTCAGTACCATGCGTCTGGTGGGTCAGGTTTTAAGTATGGGTATAGCTATGTTGATTTTTGCCATGTTAATTGGCAGAGTGCAGATATTACCTGCCCAGTACCCTGCTTTAATTCAAAGTATACAGATAACATTTATCATATTTGCTGTACTCTGTTTTGGAGGTATTTTTGCTTCAATGGCCAGAAAATAA
- a CDS encoding ACT domain-containing protein gives MKLKQVSIFLENKKGRLWNALSILRESGMNIRALSIADTSEFGILRIIVPDPEKAKKALEAGNFVVKITDVIAVEVPDSPGGLEGILEVLNKSDTNVEYIYAFVEKKTEKAVVVLRTEDIDEGIAALKEGGAAVLSPEEVYEL, from the coding sequence ATGAAATTAAAACAGGTATCTATATTTTTAGAAAATAAAAAAGGGAGACTATGGAACGCGTTGAGTATCTTAAGAGAATCAGGGATGAATATACGTGCTCTCTCAATTGCAGATACATCTGAGTTTGGGATTTTAAGAATTATAGTCCCTGACCCTGAAAAAGCGAAAAAAGCACTTGAAGCTGGCAATTTTGTAGTTAAAATAACTGATGTAATTGCTGTAGAAGTTCCAGATTCTCCAGGTGGGCTTGAAGGAATTCTGGAAGTATTAAATAAATCGGATACTAACGTGGAATACATATATGCCTTTGTTGAAAAGAAAACAGAAAAAGCAGTAGTTGTACTGCGTACTGAAGATATCGATGAAGGTATTGCAGCTTTAAAAGAAGGTGGAGCTGCAGTTCTCTCACCTGAAGAAGTTTATGAATTGTAA
- a CDS encoding phenylacetate--CoA ligase, translated as MIWNKEAECMSENDKEALQLKRLQAVVKRAYENVPYYRKRFDEAGVKPEDIKTLKDIEKLPFTTKTDLRDAYPFGMFAVPEDEIVEVHTTSGTTGKPTVSGYTVKDLDIWGEVIARALGMAGAGKKDIIQNAYGYGLFTGGMGVHYGAQKIGATVVPISAGNTMRQLEIMEDFGSTVLTCTPSYALYLGEMAEREGISKESIKLKAGVFGAEMWTEEMRNEIEKRLNLTALNIYGLTEVIGPGVAMECDDKRGLHISDDHFYPEIVDSKTLKTLPEGEKGELVLTTLTREGMPVIRFRTKDVTALRKGKCSCGRTLIKMDRITGRTDDMLKIRGVIVFPSQIEKALLKIEDLEPHYQIVVTRPQHLDELEVQVETSEKFFSDEVKHVEEVKKMIEDRIHSEIGLRVNVTLVEPQSLPRSEGKAVRVIDKREI; from the coding sequence ATGATCTGGAATAAAGAAGCAGAGTGCATGTCAGAAAATGATAAAGAAGCACTACAACTTAAAAGACTACAAGCCGTTGTAAAAAGAGCATATGAAAATGTTCCATATTACAGGAAGCGTTTTGATGAAGCAGGTGTTAAGCCAGAAGATATTAAAACTCTTAAAGATATTGAAAAACTTCCATTTACCACAAAAACTGATTTGAGGGATGCTTATCCATTTGGAATGTTTGCAGTTCCTGAAGATGAGATAGTGGAAGTGCATACCACATCTGGGACAACAGGAAAACCGACAGTTTCAGGATACACAGTAAAAGATCTTGATATCTGGGGAGAGGTTATTGCACGGGCCTTAGGAATGGCAGGGGCCGGAAAAAAGGATATAATCCAGAATGCTTATGGTTATGGGCTTTTTACGGGAGGAATGGGCGTACATTATGGTGCACAAAAAATAGGTGCCACCGTAGTACCTATTTCTGCTGGAAATACCATGAGACAGCTTGAAATTATGGAAGATTTTGGATCAACTGTACTAACATGTACGCCGTCATATGCACTTTATCTGGGTGAAATGGCTGAAAGAGAAGGGATCAGCAAAGAATCAATAAAATTGAAAGCAGGAGTATTTGGGGCCGAAATGTGGACTGAAGAAATGCGGAATGAAATAGAAAAGAGGCTTAATCTTACTGCACTTAATATTTACGGGTTGACTGAGGTAATTGGCCCGGGGGTGGCTATGGAATGTGATGATAAAAGGGGTTTGCATATATCTGATGACCATTTCTACCCTGAGATTGTTGATTCTAAAACACTTAAAACATTGCCTGAAGGAGAGAAAGGAGAGCTTGTCTTAACAACATTAACAAGGGAGGGCATGCCTGTAATCCGTTTCCGTACAAAGGATGTTACAGCTTTAAGAAAAGGAAAATGTTCCTGTGGAAGGACACTTATCAAAATGGATAGAATCACAGGACGTACCGACGACATGCTTAAAATTAGGGGAGTAATTGTATTCCCATCACAGATTGAAAAGGCGCTGCTTAAGATTGAAGATCTTGAACCGCACTACCAGATTGTGGTTACAAGGCCGCAGCACCTGGATGAACTTGAAGTTCAGGTTGAAACGTCTGAAAAGTTCTTCTCAGATGAAGTAAAACATGTGGAAGAAGTTAAAAAGATGATAGAGGACCGTATCCACAGTGAAATCGGGCTTAGAGTTAATGTGACTCTTGTTGAACCACAATCACTTCCAAGAAGCGAAGGTAAAGCTGTTAGGGTTATTGATAAAAGGGAAATTTAA
- a CDS encoding superoxide dismutase: MAKGFYELPELDYGYKDLEPHISEQQLKIHHQKHHQAYVDAANAILKLYDESREKGADFDVKAKAKELAFNVGGYQLHTLFWKNMGPADKNGGEPTGTIAEYIKKDFGSFERFKKEFSQAAISTEGSGWAVVTLCKNTDRLFILQLEKHSVNTAPRWPPLMVLDVWEHAYYLDYKNVRPDFVEAFWNIVNWDEVNTRVDAWLKG; this comes from the coding sequence ATGGCAAAAGGATTTTATGAATTACCTGAATTAGATTATGGATATAAAGATTTAGAACCACATATTTCTGAACAACAGCTTAAAATACACCATCAAAAACATCATCAAGCCTATGTAGATGCTGCAAATGCTATTTTAAAGCTATATGATGAGTCAAGAGAAAAAGGCGCAGATTTTGATGTTAAAGCTAAAGCAAAGGAACTTGCATTCAATGTAGGTGGGTACCAGCTCCATACGCTATTCTGGAAGAATATGGGACCTGCTGATAAAAATGGCGGCGAACCAACTGGTACAATAGCTGAATACATAAAAAAAGATTTTGGTAGTTTTGAAAGGTTCAAAAAAGAGTTTTCACAGGCGGCTATAAGTACAGAAGGTTCTGGATGGGCTGTTGTTACATTATGTAAAAATACTGACAGGCTTTTTATATTGCAGCTTGAAAAACACAGTGTAAATACTGCCCCTAGATGGCCTCCACTTATGGTGCTTGATGTGTGGGAACATGCGTACTATTTGGACTACAAAAATGTAAGGCCGGACTTTGTAGAAGCGTTCTGGAACATAGTAAACTGGGATGAGGTCAACACTCGAGTTGATGCCTGGTTAAAAGGTTAA